One Skermanella sp. TT6 genomic window, GATATGCTTGAAGAGGTTCATAACTCGATCTCCGACGTTGACTGGCGCCGGCGAGGTCGATCGAGCCCCGCGATGGCCAGGAGTAGATTGCAAGCCGCATCCCTGTGGCGCGCTTTCCCTCCCCGGCTGGGCGTGGCTCTTGGTCGGCCCGATGCTTAGTAAGGTATGTTTGCCCCGACCCCCTCGCCAACGCATATGCTGCATGGCAGCATTGAAAGGAGGGATGAAACAAATGACGCAGTGAAAACGGGGCGTTAACCAGTATACGGCCGATGCTGCGGTGCAGCATCTCCGATCTTGGAGCGAAGGCTCCGATCCGGCCGTTTGACGCAACCGTCAGGGCACCTATAGGTTCATTCCGAAGAAACACGAAGAATACCAAACGGGAGTTTCAGATGCCCTCAGCAAAGCCACTGCTCGCGCTGGTCTCGATACTCGCAGCCGACCGGGTCGGCTTGGTCTCCGCCATCGCCGGCCGCCTCTACGACCTCGGCATCAACCTGCGGGACACGACTTTCGCGGCGATGGGCCAGGGCGCAGAGTTCAGCGCCGTCTGCGAGCTTCCGGGCGACCTCGGGACCGCCGAACTGGAACGCGAGCTGAGCGCCCTTCCCGAACTGGCGGAAGCCAGGGTGGAGGTGACCGACTACGAGTATGAGGCGACGCCGGGTCCGGAAACGCTCGTGACCCACGTCATCGAACTGAGCGGCGGCGACCAGCTGGGGCTGATCGCCCGTCTGG contains:
- a CDS encoding glycine cleavage system protein R; amino-acid sequence: MPSAKPLLALVSILAADRVGLVSAIAGRLYDLGINLRDTTFAAMGQGAEFSAVCELPGDLGTAELERELSALPELAEARVEVTDYEYEATPGPETLVTHVIELSGGDQLGLIARLAEVFREYGANIVRLEAQTVPGSGGDRYITRFAVAIPPARAEICLSAVANTAGSLRLDCSVEEA